Proteins from a genomic interval of Brachybacterium vulturis:
- a CDS encoding pyruvate dehydrogenase, with the protein MARTFAQLLVTQLRDLGVERIFGVVGDSLNPVVDAVRTTEGIEWIHVRNEEAGAFAAGAEARLTGKLAVCAGSCGPGNTHLIQGLYDAHRDGAPVLAIASHIPSATIGTSFFQETHPETLFRECSHFCELVNSGTHGATMLHIAVQTAIAKQGVSVLVLPGDVADQEVDGPLTRDLATDLGRVQPAAEPVGRLAELIDEADTVTLFTGAGVRDAREEVLSLAERVKSPIGHAFGGKEFMQYDNPFDVGMSGLLGYGACYEAMHEADLVILLGTDFPYSEFLPGPGGKNPPKIVQIDAEAARLGRRVPLDLALHGDVGLTLQALMPLLTREKSARFLHRQLKAHHKALTGAVSAYTKNVERMRPIHPEFVAATLDDLADDDAVFTVDTGMCNVWGARYITPNGKRRLFGSWHHGSMANALPQAIGASLAFPERQVISMSGDGGLGMLLGELLTVKLHDLGTKIVVFNNSSLGMVKLEMLVEGLPDHGTDHEDVDYAAIAQGVGIGAVRITDPRTLKKQLAAALATPGPMLIDVVTDPAALSMPPKISAQQIRGFAQASTRIVLGGGVGKMLDMAAANLRNMPR; encoded by the coding sequence ATGGCCAGAACCTTCGCCCAGCTCCTCGTCACCCAGCTCCGCGACCTCGGCGTCGAGCGGATCTTCGGAGTGGTCGGCGACTCCCTGAATCCCGTCGTCGATGCCGTGCGCACCACCGAGGGCATCGAGTGGATCCACGTGCGCAACGAGGAGGCGGGAGCCTTCGCCGCAGGTGCCGAGGCCCGGCTGACCGGGAAGCTGGCCGTCTGCGCGGGCTCCTGCGGGCCGGGCAACACCCACCTGATCCAGGGCCTGTACGACGCCCACCGTGACGGCGCCCCGGTGCTCGCGATCGCCTCCCACATCCCCTCGGCCACGATCGGGACCAGCTTCTTCCAGGAGACCCACCCCGAGACCCTCTTCCGCGAGTGCTCCCACTTCTGCGAGCTGGTCAACTCCGGCACGCACGGCGCGACCATGCTGCACATCGCCGTGCAGACCGCGATCGCGAAGCAGGGCGTCTCGGTGCTGGTGCTGCCCGGTGACGTGGCCGACCAGGAGGTCGACGGGCCGCTGACCCGCGACCTCGCCACGGATCTCGGGCGCGTCCAGCCCGCCGCCGAGCCCGTCGGCCGCCTCGCCGAGCTGATCGACGAGGCCGACACCGTCACCCTCTTCACCGGCGCCGGGGTGCGGGACGCCCGCGAGGAGGTGCTCTCGCTCGCCGAGCGGGTCAAGTCCCCGATCGGGCACGCCTTCGGCGGGAAGGAGTTCATGCAGTACGACAACCCCTTCGACGTGGGGATGAGCGGACTGCTGGGCTATGGCGCCTGCTACGAGGCGATGCACGAGGCGGACCTGGTGATCCTGCTGGGCACCGACTTCCCCTACAGCGAGTTCCTTCCGGGGCCCGGCGGGAAGAACCCGCCGAAGATCGTGCAGATCGATGCCGAGGCCGCCCGGCTCGGCCGCCGGGTGCCGCTGGACCTCGCGCTCCACGGCGACGTGGGCCTGACCCTGCAGGCCCTGATGCCGCTGCTGACCCGGGAGAAGAGCGCCCGCTTCCTGCACCGTCAGCTGAAGGCCCACCACAAGGCCCTGACCGGCGCGGTCTCCGCCTATACGAAGAACGTCGAGAGGATGAGGCCGATCCATCCCGAGTTCGTCGCCGCGACCCTCGACGATCTCGCCGACGACGACGCCGTGTTCACCGTGGACACCGGCATGTGCAACGTCTGGGGCGCCCGCTACATCACCCCCAACGGGAAGCGCCGCCTGTTCGGCTCCTGGCACCACGGCAGCATGGCCAATGCCCTCCCGCAGGCGATCGGCGCCTCGCTGGCGTTCCCCGAGCGGCAGGTGATCTCGATGAGCGGCGACGGCGGCCTCGGGATGCTGCTGGGCGAGCTGCTCACCGTGAAGCTGCATGACCTCGGCACCAAGATCGTGGTCTTCAACAACTCCAGCCTCGGCATGGTCAAGCTGGAGATGCTGGTGGAGGGCCTGCCCGACCACGGCACCGACCACGAGGACGTCGACTATGCGGCGATCGCGCAGGGGGTGGGCATCGGCGCGGTGCGCATCACCGACCCGAGGACGCTGAAGAAGCAGCTCGCCGCGGCGCTCGCCACCCCCGGTCCGATGCTGATCGACGTGGTCACCGATCCCGCCGCCCTGTCGATGCCGCCGAAGATCTCCGCGCAGCAGATCCGCGGCTTCGCCCAGGCCTCGACGAGGATCGTGCTCGGCGGCGGCGTGGGGAAGATGCTCGACATGGCCGCCGCGAACCTGCGCAACATGCCTCGCTGA
- a CDS encoding MauE/DoxX family redox-associated membrane protein — protein MIVLLAAPLLLTLTLLVSGLAKLGARQGTEEAMTSLRLPLRGLHRTVATVLPVTEIVLALVLWVPSVPVQTAVAVVIALLMIAYLGIITRALTFEEPVECSCFGTLASPTVSRLTLGRNLLLTGLSLLSVVAAAGGSMTTVLVQAPLSLIGLGITVLLTIALTILTVGSTDPAARPSPAAAGAGSSSADSGAAGAHGAEDEELLDYERAATPAAVLQKPDGRLITLSQLTAQRAALLVFTSEGCGPCERVLDRAPEWIASLSPSLQVRFVFSRPVDQLRERTLQRVGELAMHDLQFTARSTLGGRTAPSAVLLGADGLLAGGPVDGGSTVIEFVEEIRTQLRDAQDQDQDQPPSSAP, from the coding sequence ATGATCGTGCTGCTGGCCGCACCGCTGCTGCTGACGCTCACGCTGCTGGTGTCCGGGCTCGCGAAGCTCGGGGCCCGCCAGGGCACGGAGGAGGCGATGACCTCGTTGCGGCTGCCGCTGCGAGGCCTGCACCGCACGGTCGCCACGGTCCTCCCGGTGACGGAGATCGTGCTCGCCCTGGTGCTGTGGGTCCCCTCGGTGCCGGTGCAGACGGCGGTGGCCGTGGTGATCGCCCTGCTGATGATCGCCTACCTGGGGATCATCACCCGGGCGCTGACCTTCGAGGAGCCGGTGGAGTGCTCGTGCTTCGGCACCCTCGCCTCGCCCACCGTCTCGCGACTCACGCTGGGGCGGAACCTGCTGCTGACCGGTCTGAGCCTGCTGAGCGTGGTCGCGGCCGCCGGCGGGTCGATGACGACCGTGCTGGTGCAGGCCCCCCTGTCGCTGATCGGGCTCGGGATCACCGTGCTGCTGACGATCGCGCTGACCATCCTCACCGTGGGCAGCACGGATCCGGCCGCCCGGCCGTCACCCGCCGCGGCGGGTGCCGGGAGCTCGTCGGCGGACAGCGGCGCCGCGGGTGCTCACGGCGCAGAGGACGAGGAGCTGCTGGACTACGAGCGCGCCGCCACCCCCGCGGCGGTGCTGCAGAAGCCGGACGGCCGGCTGATCACCCTGTCCCAGCTCACCGCGCAGCGGGCCGCTCTGCTGGTCTTCACCTCGGAGGGGTGCGGGCCCTGCGAGAGGGTGCTGGACCGGGCCCCGGAGTGGATCGCCTCGCTCTCGCCCTCCCTCCAGGTCCGGTTCGTGTTCTCGCGTCCCGTGGATCAGCTGCGGGAGCGCACCCTGCAGCGAGTCGGGGAGCTGGCGATGCACGACCTGCAATTCACGGCCCGCTCCACGCTGGGGGGCCGGACCGCGCCCTCGGCCGTGCTGCTCGGGGCCGACGGGCTGCTCGCCGGGGGGCCGGTGGACGGCGGCTCGACGGTGATCGAGTTCGTCGAGGAGATCCGGACGCAGCTGCGCGACGCACAGGACCAGGACCAGGACCAGCCGCCCTCGTCCGCGCCGTGA
- a CDS encoding HTTM domain-containing protein, which yields MSATSPARRLRSVLFPALPLARVRVLRVLICAFVVIDVLTFSRDVLSHVGNAGFFTPVALARLLQLPPVTAPIAYTLLALILAGCAAGIVGWRPRLSGSVLAIAFWLWMLYSNSYGYIAHDHMALMVAVAVLPTVAGQEGPGPDGAVSVHDRPVTSGPARSEAAGWALRAIQIAVVATYFFSVIPKILYSGSLANWGNSAILTWASIRRGTGLAHWLVAHTPWVFVPAQWAGIALETLSPVVLFLRGKALYVVVALYLGFHVSTLVLLGIHFLPTALCWAAFLPLERLRLPRLGRPRPHVTPRS from the coding sequence GTGAGCGCCACCAGCCCCGCACGCCGGCTCCGATCGGTGCTGTTCCCGGCGCTGCCGCTGGCCCGCGTCCGGGTGCTGCGGGTGCTGATCTGCGCCTTCGTGGTGATCGACGTGCTGACCTTCTCGCGGGACGTGCTCTCCCATGTGGGGAACGCGGGGTTCTTCACGCCGGTCGCGCTGGCCCGTCTGCTGCAGCTGCCGCCGGTGACCGCCCCGATCGCGTACACCCTGCTGGCCCTGATCCTGGCCGGCTGCGCGGCGGGGATCGTGGGGTGGCGGCCGCGGCTGTCCGGGTCGGTGCTCGCGATCGCGTTCTGGCTGTGGATGCTGTACAGCAACTCCTACGGCTACATCGCCCACGATCACATGGCGCTGATGGTGGCGGTCGCAGTGCTGCCCACGGTGGCGGGGCAGGAGGGCCCCGGACCCGACGGCGCCGTCTCCGTGCATGACCGACCCGTGACCAGCGGACCCGCCCGCAGCGAGGCGGCCGGCTGGGCGCTGCGCGCGATCCAGATCGCGGTGGTCGCCACCTACTTCTTCTCCGTGATCCCGAAGATCCTGTACTCGGGATCGCTCGCGAACTGGGGCAACAGCGCGATCCTCACCTGGGCGTCGATACGCCGCGGCACCGGCCTCGCGCACTGGCTGGTCGCGCACACGCCCTGGGTGTTCGTGCCCGCGCAGTGGGCGGGGATCGCGCTGGAGACCCTCTCCCCCGTGGTGCTGTTCCTGCGCGGGAAGGCCCTGTACGTCGTGGTCGCGCTGTACCTCGGCTTCCACGTCTCCACCCTGGTGCTGCTGGGCATCCACTTCCTGCCCACCGCGCTGTGCTGGGCGGCATTCCTGCCGCTGGAACGGCTGCGCCTGCCACGGCTCGGCCGGCCTCGGCCTCACGTGACGCCGCGCTCCTGA
- a CDS encoding aldehyde dehydrogenase family protein, translated as MAIDEHQSSTPTGPAADAGAPRARIGADVAALRASFDAGTTRPVAARLAQLAALRRGLRTEEPRLARALAEDLGKSRTESALTEIGVVAQEITHTMKHLRSWLRPERLSLGPLLAPASGELQRQPLGTTLIIAPWNYPVNLTLAPLVAAIAGGNIAVVKPSEVAPATSAALTHLLRTHLDPAWVRVVEGAVAETTILLEQRFDLIFYTGNGAVGRIVARAAAEHLTPTVLELGGKSPVFVDEGADLAVTARRIIWGKFTNAGQTCIAPDYLMATPRTLERLRPHLRRAVRRLYGSRPERSLDFGRMVSDKHFERVLALIDDEKTILGGTAEADPATRYLPPTIMTGVEGDDAVMGEEIFGPVLPLLAVSGPDEAIARIRAGEKPLTAYVFSPRRDVERRFAAETSSGSLALGLTLAHVGSTGMPFGGVGASGMGAYHGRAGVEVFTHAKPVVRKPLTPDTLKLVYPPYRGLKRRVLRRLMR; from the coding sequence ATGGCCATTGATGAGCACCAGAGCAGCACCCCCACCGGACCGGCGGCCGACGCAGGAGCGCCGCGAGCCCGCATCGGCGCCGACGTCGCCGCCCTGCGCGCCTCCTTCGACGCCGGCACCACCCGACCCGTCGCCGCCCGTCTCGCCCAGCTCGCCGCCCTGCGCCGCGGTCTGCGGACGGAGGAGCCGCGCCTGGCGCGGGCGCTCGCCGAGGACCTCGGCAAGTCCCGCACGGAGAGCGCCCTGACCGAGATCGGGGTGGTCGCCCAGGAGATCACGCACACGATGAAGCATCTGCGCTCCTGGCTGCGGCCCGAGCGGCTCTCGCTGGGCCCGCTGCTGGCCCCGGCCTCCGGGGAGCTGCAGCGGCAGCCGCTGGGCACCACGCTGATCATCGCCCCCTGGAACTATCCGGTGAACCTCACCCTCGCGCCGCTGGTCGCCGCCATCGCCGGCGGCAACATCGCCGTCGTGAAGCCCAGCGAGGTGGCGCCCGCGACCTCCGCCGCCCTCACCCACCTGCTGCGCACCCACCTCGACCCGGCCTGGGTGCGAGTGGTCGAGGGCGCGGTGGCGGAGACCACGATCCTGCTCGAGCAGCGCTTCGACCTGATCTTCTACACCGGCAACGGCGCCGTCGGCCGGATCGTGGCCCGCGCCGCCGCCGAGCACCTCACCCCCACCGTGCTCGAACTGGGCGGGAAGTCTCCGGTGTTCGTCGACGAGGGCGCGGACCTCGCCGTCACGGCCCGCCGGATCATCTGGGGCAAGTTCACCAACGCCGGACAGACCTGCATCGCCCCCGACTACCTGATGGCCACCCCCCGCACCCTCGAGCGGCTGCGCCCCCACCTGCGCAGGGCCGTCCGCCGGCTGTACGGCTCCCGGCCCGAGCGCAGCCTGGACTTCGGCCGGATGGTCAGCGACAAGCACTTCGAGCGGGTGCTCGCCCTCATCGACGACGAGAAGACGATCCTCGGCGGCACCGCCGAGGCCGACCCCGCCACCCGCTACCTGCCGCCGACGATCATGACGGGCGTGGAGGGGGACGACGCGGTGATGGGGGAGGAGATCTTCGGCCCCGTCCTGCCGCTGCTCGCGGTCTCCGGACCCGACGAGGCGATCGCCCGCATCCGGGCGGGGGAGAAGCCGCTGACCGCCTACGTGTTCTCGCCCCGCCGGGACGTCGAACGGCGCTTCGCGGCCGAGACCTCCTCCGGCTCCCTCGCCCTGGGCCTGACCCTCGCCCACGTGGGCAGCACCGGGATGCCCTTCGGCGGGGTGGGCGCCTCCGGCATGGGCGCCTACCACGGCCGTGCCGGGGTCGAGGTGTTCACCCATGCCAAGCCGGTGGTGCGAAAGCCGCTCACTCCCGACACCCTGAAGCTCGTCTACCCGCCGTACCGCGGCCTCAAGCGCCGGGTGCTGCGCCGACTGATGCGCTGA
- a CDS encoding hemolysin family protein, which yields MDLSVLLNIALVLVFVLIGGLFAGTEMAIVNLRETQIKQLEESGPRGERTATLVRDPNQFLSAVQIGVTVAGFFSSAYGASTIAPSLVPVLTDFGVPQSTAGTVALVGMTLVIAYLSLVLGELVPKRLAMQNAMGMAKIVGPPLSVFGQLMRPVIWLLSTSTNLVVRLLGGDPDADREAVSAEEIKSMVRSSDALDQAESRVLADVFDASERTVVEVMQPRHQVHFLDGAQTVTEVRVEIRNSGFSRYPVIGEDVDDVLGFVHVRDMLLVEDPSVTRMSELVRPIEHIPGTVQVLMALNRMRAHADQIAVVVDEYGGTDGIVTLEDLLEELVGEIYDEFDRESWPAPGGLDSILEADGTFEGGLILQEFEAATEIGLPDTGGYETVGGFLMAQLGRIPEAGDTVAVEGGLLEVVEVDDRRVQTVRFTAVEPVVDEDENEDAEAT from the coding sequence ATGGACCTCTCCGTTCTCCTGAACATCGCCCTCGTGCTCGTCTTCGTGCTCATCGGCGGCCTGTTCGCGGGCACCGAGATGGCGATCGTCAACCTCCGCGAGACACAGATCAAGCAGCTCGAGGAGAGCGGTCCCCGCGGTGAGCGCACCGCGACGCTGGTGCGGGACCCCAACCAGTTCCTCTCCGCCGTGCAGATCGGTGTGACCGTCGCCGGGTTCTTCTCCTCGGCCTACGGCGCCTCCACGATCGCCCCCTCCCTGGTGCCGGTGCTCACCGACTTCGGAGTCCCGCAGTCGACCGCCGGAACGGTGGCGCTGGTCGGGATGACCCTGGTCATCGCCTATCTCTCCCTGGTGCTGGGCGAGCTCGTCCCCAAGCGGCTGGCGATGCAGAACGCGATGGGGATGGCCAAGATCGTCGGCCCGCCGCTGAGCGTCTTCGGGCAGCTGATGCGCCCGGTGATCTGGTTGCTGTCCACCTCGACCAACCTCGTGGTGCGGCTGCTGGGAGGGGACCCGGACGCCGATCGCGAGGCGGTCTCCGCCGAGGAGATCAAATCCATGGTCCGCTCCTCCGATGCGCTGGACCAGGCCGAGTCCCGCGTGCTCGCGGACGTCTTCGATGCCTCCGAGCGCACCGTCGTCGAGGTGATGCAGCCCCGCCACCAGGTGCACTTCCTGGACGGCGCCCAGACTGTCACCGAGGTGCGGGTGGAGATCCGCAACTCCGGCTTCTCCCGCTACCCGGTCATCGGGGAGGACGTCGACGACGTGCTCGGCTTCGTCCATGTGCGGGACATGCTGCTGGTCGAGGACCCGTCCGTCACCCGCATGTCCGAGCTGGTGCGTCCCATCGAGCACATCCCCGGCACCGTCCAGGTGCTGATGGCGCTGAACCGGATGCGCGCCCACGCCGATCAGATCGCCGTGGTGGTCGACGAGTACGGCGGCACCGACGGCATCGTCACCCTGGAGGATCTGCTCGAGGAGCTGGTGGGGGAGATCTACGACGAGTTCGACCGCGAGTCCTGGCCCGCTCCCGGCGGGCTCGACAGCATCCTCGAGGCCGACGGCACCTTCGAGGGCGGTCTGATCCTGCAGGAGTTCGAGGCCGCCACCGAGATCGGCCTGCCCGATACGGGCGGGTACGAGACCGTCGGCGGATTCCTCATGGCCCAGCTGGGCCGCATCCCCGAGGCCGGGGACACGGTCGCGGTCGAGGGCGGGCTGCTCGAGGTGGTCGAGGTCGACGACCGCCGGGTGCAGACGGTGCGGTTCACGGCCGTGGAGCCGGTGGTCGACGAGGACGAGAACGAGGACGCCGAGGCGACCTGA
- a CDS encoding MFS transporter has translation MIPDPSALTPPVRRKPLLAVLLAPLFMALIAVSVINVGLTAIGEGLEADTGELQWVISGYALAFGMLLVPAGRAGDATGRRRMFIVGVGVFTAGSLLSGFAPSVETLNLARILQGLGSGLLNPQTVALIQQHFRGHDRARAFALLATTVAVATAIGPVVGGALIQILGPQWGWRWMFLMNAPIGVIAILGALKYIPDDRARGTARPDLDPLGAILLCLAILGIMLPFLERGVSVLVWLSFPAGLLILGVWWVWERRYKRRGRSPMVDTAIFANQAFRNGILIVAVYFLGATSVWIIVPLYLQMHLGHTAFEASLMGVPSSFAAAISSQALGKRVLTYGRRMVIVGFGVAFLGLAGTAVMTGFVESGAVAFWWLAVPLTLMGLSQGMTISPNQTLTLNSVDPRFGGVAGGILQLGQRTGAAIGTAMIPGIIFSLTEGGTAWLEAFIIALTIIMALTLAAMGVSFADRAREKAGKGAL, from the coding sequence GTGATCCCCGACCCCAGCGCGCTGACCCCACCGGTGCGTCGCAAGCCCCTCCTCGCCGTCCTCCTCGCCCCGCTGTTCATGGCCCTGATCGCCGTGAGCGTCATCAACGTGGGCCTCACCGCGATCGGGGAGGGCCTCGAGGCGGATACCGGCGAGCTGCAGTGGGTGATCTCCGGGTACGCGCTCGCCTTCGGCATGCTGCTGGTCCCTGCGGGCCGGGCCGGTGATGCCACCGGGCGGCGACGCATGTTCATCGTCGGCGTCGGGGTCTTCACCGCCGGCTCCCTGCTGTCCGGCTTCGCACCGAGCGTCGAGACGCTCAACCTCGCCCGCATCCTGCAGGGCCTGGGCTCGGGGCTGCTGAACCCGCAGACCGTCGCGCTGATCCAGCAGCACTTCCGCGGCCACGACCGGGCCCGGGCCTTCGCGCTGCTGGCCACCACGGTCGCGGTGGCCACCGCCATCGGCCCCGTCGTGGGCGGGGCGCTGATCCAGATCCTCGGACCCCAGTGGGGCTGGCGCTGGATGTTCCTGATGAACGCCCCGATCGGGGTGATCGCGATCCTCGGCGCCCTGAAGTACATCCCCGACGACCGGGCGCGGGGGACGGCCCGGCCGGACCTCGACCCCCTCGGCGCGATCCTGCTGTGCCTGGCGATCCTGGGCATCATGCTGCCCTTCCTCGAACGCGGCGTGAGCGTGCTGGTGTGGCTGTCCTTCCCCGCCGGGCTGCTGATCCTCGGCGTGTGGTGGGTGTGGGAGCGGCGCTACAAGCGCCGCGGACGCAGCCCGATGGTCGACACCGCGATCTTCGCGAACCAGGCCTTCCGCAACGGCATCCTCATCGTCGCGGTGTACTTCCTGGGCGCCACCAGCGTGTGGATCATCGTGCCGCTGTACCTGCAGATGCATCTGGGCCACACCGCCTTCGAGGCCTCCCTGATGGGCGTGCCCTCCTCGTTCGCCGCCGCGATCAGCTCCCAGGCCCTCGGCAAACGGGTGCTCACCTACGGGCGCCGCATGGTGATCGTCGGCTTCGGCGTCGCCTTCCTGGGACTGGCCGGCACCGCAGTGATGACCGGCTTCGTCGAGAGCGGCGCGGTCGCCTTCTGGTGGCTGGCGGTGCCGCTGACCCTGATGGGCCTCAGCCAGGGCATGACCATCTCCCCGAACCAGACCCTCACCCTGAACTCCGTGGATCCCCGCTTCGGCGGAGTCGCCGGCGGCATCCTGCAGCTGGGCCAGCGCACCGGCGCCGCGATCGGCACCGCGATGATCCCCGGCATCATCTTCTCCCTCACCGAGGGCGGCACCGCCTGGCTCGAGGCGTTCATCATCGCGCTGACCATCATCATGGCGCTCACCCTGGCCGCGATGGGCGTCAGCTTCGCCGACCGCGCCCGGGAGAAGGCGGGCAAGGGCGCGCTCTGA
- a CDS encoding M48 family metalloprotease, with protein sequence MTQQPPGPPPPTATAPSGGSGPDGPAPRGSTRPGDPNLLNGATSHGVLGKKRIRHPWELPLLGVGIALTTLAYIAWWTLIISTLVLQVTEGEASVASLWQYVGFLPILLQLAFVLPLAPVLIWWARAIMYARMRTRAVRMSPTQFPEGYRMVAEAAQQFGMRRVPDAYVLLGNGVINAFASGHGFRRFVVVHSDLFEVGGRTRDPEALRFVIAHEVGHLAAGHVSYFRLVFTTVIRMIPILGPALSRAQEYTADNFGYSHCPAGAPGVMGVLSGGKYLNAEVNVNELADRAATDPSFFVHWVNWGSSHPVTTWRAHALRDRSAPGSLWIRPGGSLFTSPLPPGHVWSSRYPAPGDALAMLAAADVRRPAGADGQFGRFSGIDYSDRPAMRTIQTSAPLLSDRTAYVIPPGPYRDDARGPLIGGAQNPFGPPPDRQGPQMPS encoded by the coding sequence ATGACCCAGCAGCCCCCCGGCCCGCCGCCGCCCACGGCCACCGCGCCCTCCGGCGGGTCCGGGCCCGACGGCCCCGCGCCCCGCGGGAGCACGCGCCCCGGCGACCCGAACCTTCTCAACGGCGCGACCTCGCACGGCGTCCTGGGCAAGAAGAGGATCCGCCACCCCTGGGAGCTGCCCCTGCTCGGGGTGGGCATCGCCCTGACGACCCTGGCCTACATCGCGTGGTGGACCCTCATCATCTCGACCCTGGTGCTGCAGGTGACCGAGGGCGAGGCGAGCGTCGCGAGCCTCTGGCAGTACGTCGGGTTCCTGCCGATCCTCCTCCAGCTGGCGTTCGTCCTGCCGCTGGCCCCGGTGCTGATCTGGTGGGCACGCGCGATCATGTACGCACGGATGCGCACCAGGGCCGTGCGCATGAGCCCCACCCAGTTCCCCGAGGGATACCGGATGGTGGCGGAGGCCGCACAGCAGTTCGGGATGCGACGCGTCCCCGACGCCTATGTGCTGCTGGGCAACGGCGTCATCAACGCCTTCGCCTCCGGCCACGGGTTCCGTCGCTTCGTCGTGGTCCATTCCGACCTGTTCGAGGTGGGCGGGCGCACCCGTGACCCGGAGGCGCTGCGCTTCGTGATCGCGCACGAGGTGGGTCACCTCGCCGCAGGCCACGTCTCCTACTTCCGCCTCGTCTTCACCACCGTGATCCGCATGATCCCGATCCTGGGCCCGGCCCTCTCCCGCGCCCAGGAGTACACCGCCGACAACTTCGGGTACTCCCACTGCCCCGCCGGAGCACCCGGCGTGATGGGCGTGCTCTCCGGCGGGAAGTACTTGAACGCCGAGGTCAACGTCAATGAACTGGCCGATCGTGCCGCGACCGACCCGAGCTTCTTCGTGCACTGGGTCAACTGGGGCTCCTCCCACCCGGTGACCACCTGGCGGGCCCACGCCCTGCGCGACCGCTCGGCGCCCGGCTCGCTGTGGATCCGCCCCGGCGGGTCGCTGTTCACCTCTCCGCTGCCGCCGGGGCACGTGTGGTCCTCCCGCTACCCGGCCCCGGGTGATGCACTGGCGATGCTCGCCGCGGCCGACGTGCGCCGGCCGGCCGGCGCCGACGGCCAGTTCGGACGCTTCTCCGGCATCGACTACTCGGATCGGCCCGCGATGCGCACGATCCAGACCTCCGCCCCGCTGCTCTCGGACCGCACCGCCTATGTGATCCCGCCCGGCCCCTATCGTGACGACGCCCGCGGTCCGCTCATCGGCGGCGCACAGAACCCCTTCGGGCCCCCACCGGACCGGCAGGGACCGCAGATGCCGTCCTGA
- the manA gene encoding mannose-6-phosphate isomerase, class I → MFELGSHLQHYAWGSATAIPEFLGREADGAPWAEAWFGAHPLAPASTPDGTGLDTVIAVDPEQMLGADVSRAFGGQLPFLLKVIAAERPLSLQVHPTREHAAESFAAESAAGIDLHSPLRSYRDANHKPEMLIALTPFTALCGFRTPRRAAVILDGLGTALTDRLHTLLVDNPTAHGMRAAFRTLVSASLRPASEAVDAVVEACRARIAAGSSPSPRIDRSVSLLAEHHPGDPGVVAALLLNPVSLQRGEAMYVPAGALHAYLHGTGLEVMATSDNVLRAGLTQKRVDADEVLQCVSVTAAPPLRVAPERQNSTSIAYYAPVDDFELAITELSDPVAASARTHPIPGSGPRIVLGLEGTATLETTTGSHALRAGQAVFVPAADGPLRARGHGSFAQASVP, encoded by the coding sequence CTGTTCGAGCTCGGCAGCCACCTCCAGCACTACGCCTGGGGATCGGCCACTGCGATCCCCGAGTTCCTGGGCCGTGAGGCCGACGGCGCTCCCTGGGCCGAGGCATGGTTCGGGGCGCATCCGCTCGCCCCGGCGTCGACGCCCGACGGCACCGGCCTGGATACGGTGATCGCGGTGGACCCCGAGCAGATGCTGGGGGCGGACGTCTCCCGGGCCTTCGGCGGGCAGCTGCCGTTCCTGCTCAAGGTGATCGCGGCGGAGCGGCCGCTGTCGCTGCAGGTGCATCCGACCCGGGAGCACGCCGCGGAGTCCTTCGCCGCCGAGAGCGCCGCGGGCATCGACCTGCACTCGCCGCTGCGCAGCTATCGCGATGCGAACCACAAGCCGGAGATGCTGATCGCCCTGACCCCGTTCACCGCGCTGTGCGGGTTCCGGACCCCGCGGCGGGCGGCGGTGATCCTCGACGGGCTCGGCACCGCTCTCACCGATCGGCTGCACACCCTCCTGGTCGACAACCCCACCGCGCACGGCATGCGCGCCGCGTTCCGCACGCTGGTCTCCGCCTCGCTGCGACCCGCATCGGAGGCGGTCGATGCGGTGGTCGAGGCCTGCCGGGCACGCATCGCCGCCGGCTCCTCGCCGTCCCCGCGCATCGACCGCTCCGTCTCCCTGCTCGCCGAGCATCACCCCGGCGACCCGGGCGTGGTCGCGGCGCTGCTGCTGAACCCGGTGTCCCTGCAGCGGGGCGAGGCGATGTACGTGCCCGCCGGCGCCCTGCACGCCTACCTCCACGGCACGGGCCTGGAGGTGATGGCGACCAGCGACAACGTGCTGCGGGCGGGTCTGACGCAGAAACGGGTCGACGCCGACGAGGTGCTGCAGTGCGTCAGCGTCACGGCGGCCCCTCCGCTGCGGGTCGCCCCGGAACGGCAGAACTCCACCTCGATCGCCTACTACGCCCCGGTCGACGACTTCGAGCTCGCGATCACCGAGCTCAGCGATCCGGTCGCTGCGTCGGCCCGGACGCACCCGATCCCGGGCTCCGGGCCGCGGATCGTGCTCGGTCTGGAGGGCACGGCCACGCTGGAGACCACCACCGGCAGCCATGCGCTGCGGGCCGGGCAGGCGGTCTTCGTCCCGGCGGCCGACGGTCCGCTGCGGGCCCGGGGCCACGGCAGCTTCGCGCAGGCCAGCGTGCCCTGA